The following is a genomic window from Streptomyces sp. BHT-5-2.
GTCCGCACCCGGGCGAAGTCCGCGGAGTTGGCCGAGATGAAGTCCTTCACCGGCATGTCCGCGAGCAACTGCCCCCGGCCGATCACGATCAGGTGCTCGGCGGTCAGCGCCATCTCGCTCATCAGGTGCGAGGAGACGAAGACCGTACGGCCCTCCGCCGCCAGCTGCTTCATGAGGTTCCGCACCCACAGGATGCCCTCCGGGTCCAGTCCGTTGACCGGCTCGTCGAAGAGCAGCACCTGCGGATCGCCGAGCAGCGCCGCGGCGATCCCCAGCCGCTGGCCCATGCCCAGCGAGAACCCCTTCGACCGGCGGCCGGCCACGTCCTGCAGACCGACCACCCCCAGCACCTCGTCGACCCGCCGGGCCGGGATCCCGGACAGCTGCGCCAACGACAGCAGATGCGCCCGCGCACTGCGCCCGCCGTGCACCGCCTTGGCATCCAGCAACGCACCCACCTGGCGCGGCGCGTTGGGGGTCTGCCGGAACGGGCGGCCGCCGATCGTGGCGCGGCCCGACGTCGGGGCGTCGAGGCCCAGGATCATCCGCATCGTCGTCGACTTGCCGGAGCCGTTGGGCCCCAGAAAGCCGGTGACGGTGCCCGGACGCACCTGGAACGACAGGTTGTGCACGGCCGTCTTGGGCCCGTAGCGCTTGGTCAGGCCGACTGCCTCGATCATTCTCCGCCCCTCGCGAGATGGTCGGGGCAGAGGCGCCCTCGTGCCCCCGTGAGGGTTATGAGGCTATCGGGGCGTTGACGGTTCCCGCCAAAGCGCGGCGCGACGGCCGACGGCCCGCGGAGCCGTCAGGCGTCCCGCCGGTTCAACAACAGGCAGCCCACCAGCAACGCGGCCACCGTCCACCCCACCATGATCGCGAAACCGCCCCACGGCCCGTACGGCGCATCGTCCCCGACCTGCGGCACCACCTGCATGATCCGCGAACCCGCCTGGTCCGGGAGATAACGGCCGACCTTCCGGGTCGCCGAGACGTTCCCGAGGATGTTGGACACCAGGAAGAAGAACGGCATCAGGATGCCGAGCGACAACATCGGACTGCGCAGCATCGTGGCCACCGCCATCGAGAACAACGCCATCATCGTCATGTACAGCCCGCCGCCCACCACCGCCCGCAGCACCCCCGGATCACCCAGGTACGCCCGGTGCTCGCCCAGCGCCGCCTGCCCCACGAAGAACGTCGCGAAGCTCGTCACCATCCCGACCGCCAGGACCAGCGCGGTGGCCACCGTCAGCTTGCAGAAGAGGAACACCCCGCGCCGCGGCACCGCCGACAGCGACGCCCGGATCATCCCGGTGCTGTACTCGTTCGACACCACCAGCACCCCGAACACGATCATCGCCAGCTGCCCCAGCCCCATCCCGGCGAAGCTGACGTTCGTCGGATCGAAGGCGACCCTCCGCGCGTCCGGCATCGAGTCGAAGTCCTTCCGGGCCAGCGTGCAGATCAGCACGCCCACCACGAGCGTCACCGCCACCGCCACGCCCAGCGTCCACACCGTCGACCGCACCGACCGGATCTTCGTCCACTCCGACCGCAGGACCTGCCCGACCACCGCCATCCTCAGCTCCTCCTCCGCTGCCAGCCCTGCCCCCGACCGCCCGGCGGCGGCCCACCCGAGAACGCCCCCTGCGGCACCGCCGGCCGCGCCGGCCCCCCGCCCGGCCGCACCCCGCCCGGCCCGCCCGGCCCGGCCCGATGCGCGTGGTACTGCACCGCCCCCGCCGTCAACTGCATGAACGCCTCCTCCAACGACGCCTGTTGCGGACTCAGCTCGTGCAACACCAGCCGATGCGCGGCCGCCAGCTCACCCAGCCGCTCCGCCGGCACCCCGTCCACCTCCACCGCGCCCTCCGGCCCCGCCACCGCCCGGACGCCCTCCCCGTACAGCACATCCAGCAACCGCTCCCGCTCCGGACACCGCAGCCGCACATACGACCGCGAGTTCTCCCGGATGAACTCCGCCATCGACGTGTCCGCCAACAGCCGCCCCTGCCCGATCACCACCAGATGCTCCGCCGTCAACGCCATCTCGCTCATCAGATGCGACGACACGAACACCGTCCGCCCCTGCGCGGCGAGCGTCTTCATCAGATTCCGGATCCACTGGATGCCCTCCGGATCCAGCCCGTTGACCGGCTCGTCGAACATCAGGATCCGCGGATCGCCGAGCAGCGCCGCCGCGATCCCCAACCGCTGCCCCATCCCCAGCGAGAACCCCTTCGACCGCCGCCGCGCCACCGACGTCAACCCCACCAGATGCAGCACCTCCGCCACCCGCGACGGCGGCAGGCCGTTGCTCTGCGCCAGACACCGCAGATGGTTCACCGCACTCCGGCCACCGTGCATCGCCCGGGCGTCCAGCAACGCCCCCACGCACGTCAGCGGATTCCGCAACTCCCGGTAGCGCCGGCCCTCGATCCGCACCGAACCGGCCGTCGGATTGTCCAGACCGAGCACCATCCGCATGGTGGTGGACTTCCCCGCACCATTGGGGCCGAGAAAGCCGGTGACGATACCCGGCCGCACGGTGAACGTCAGCCCGTCCACCGCGACCGTGTCGCCGTAGTGCTTCGTCAGCCCCGCCAACTCGATCATGTACAGCACGCTAGGGGCGCCCCCGGACCCCCGCCACCGGGACGCGCCGCCCGGAGGAGCGCCCCGCCCCCCCCGGAACGAAAGCGCCCCCGCACCGCCACAACGGCGATACGGGGGCACGAAAGACCGCCCGAAACCTTTCCCGGCGTCAGCGGCTCTGCTGGGCCGGCACCCCGCGGGTCACCGACTCCTCGTCGCCCGGCGCACCGGCCGCGGCCACCGCCGCACCCGTCAGCGTCGCCAGCATCTCCCGGACGTTGGTCAGCTGCGCGTTGATCGAGTCGCGGCGGTTGGTGAGCGCCGCCAGCTCGCGCTCCGATTCGCTGCGGATCCGGTCGGCCTTGGCGTTGGCGTCCGCCACGATGTCCTCGGCCTGCCGCTGCGCGGTCTCCACCGTCTGCCGGGCCCGACGCTCCGCGTCCGTCCGCAGCTTCTCCGCCTCCAGACGCAGCTGCTCCGCCCGGTGCTCGATCTCCGCCAGCCGCTTCTCCGCCTTCGCCTGACGCGAGGCCAGATCCCGCTCGGACTGCTCGCGACGCTTCGCCAGATTCGTCTCGAAGTCCGCGGCGGCCTGCGCGGCCTTGGCGCGGGTCTCCTCGAAGAGGGCGTCCGCCTCCTCACGCTTGGACTGGGCGTCCTTCTGCGCCTCGGCGCGCAGCGTGGACGCCTCGCCCTTCGCCTTCTCGACGATCCGGGCACCCTCGTCCTCCGCCTTCGCCTTCCGCTCCACGGCGAACTGCTCGGCGTCGTTACGGACCTGCTGGGCGGCCGACTCGGCCAGCTCGCGGTGCTGCTCGGCGGCCCGCCGGGCCTCCTCGCGCAGCTCCTTGGCCTCCTCCTCCGCCAGGCGGAGGATCTTCTCCACGCGCGCCCCGAGGCCCGCGTAGGAGGGTTCGGCGTCGGTGACCTGAGCCTGGGCGTTCTGCGTCTCGAGGTGCAGCTCCTCGATGCGCTTCTCCAGCGAGGTGATACGGGCCAGCGCACTGTCGCGGTCCGCGACCAGTTTCGTAATGCGGTCATCCACCTGACCGCGGTCGTACCCACGCCGCACGAGCTCGAAGCCGAAGGGGGAGGAAGTGTCGCTCATGGGGTTCCTGTCGAAAGAGACCGGTGAGGTGATAAGGAGAATCCTAGGGGCCTTAACGGCGTGTCATCGAGTCATTGCGCGTTTGAAGTGGAGAATGACCCCTCATTTGAGTGGCTACCCTTCAGACTGCTTGCCACTCGAACGAGTTGTCCCGGCGCCCGCGGCGGCCTTCACCGCCCCGCCCTTTCCCTCTCCGCCCTGCGCAGGCACCTCGAACGACTCCAACGCCTCCAGCACGTCCTGGACACGGGAGATCTCGGTGTTGATGTCCTGCTGACGACGGGCCAGCAACTCCAGCTCCCGCTTGCCCTCCGCCACGATCCGCGCGGCCTCCTCCTTCGCCTCGACCCGCATCCGCTCCGCGTCGCGCACCGCCTCGGCCTTCTTGTTCTCGGCCTCCTTGATCAGGCCCTCGGCCTTCTTCACCGCCGCGATCCGGACCTTGCTCGCCTCGCTGTTGGCGTCCGCCATCAACTTGTCGGCCTTCTCCTCGGCCTCCACCTGCTGCGCCGTCGCCTGCTCGATCAGCTTGTCCACCCGCTCGCCGGCGTTCTTCATCGCCTCCGACGACTCCCGGCGCGCCCGCTCGTGCAGCTCCTCGACCTCGGCCTCGACCCGGACCCGCAGCTCCTCGCCGCGCTCCCTTATGGCCGTCGCGTCCCGGCGCGCCTCGCCCAGCAGCGTGTCCGCATCCGTACGGGCCTTCTCCACCCGCGCGTTGCCCTCGGACGTGGCCTCCACGACGATCCGGTCGGCCTCCTTGCGCGCCGCCCCGACCATCGCGTCGGCCTGCTCCTCCGCGCCGGTCGCCGTCTTCAGCGCCTCCTCCTGCGCCTTGGCCATCAACTGGTCCGCCTGCTCCGCCGCGTCGCTCCGCCGCTTCGCGGCATCCTCGCGCGCCTCGTCCAGCAGCCGGTCCGCCTCCTCCTGCGCCTCGGCACGGGCCAGCTCGGCGGCCTCCTCCGCATCCGCACGGACCTGCGCCGACTCCGCACGCGTCCGCGTCGCATGCTCCTGCGCCGCCGCCACCGTCTCCGCCGCCTCGGCCCGCAGCCGATCGGCCTCCGCCGTCGCCGTCGCGACCATCCGGTCCGCCTGCTCACGGGCATCGGCCCGGGCACGGTCCGCCGCCCGCTCGGCCTCCGCGGTCCGCTCCGCCGCCTCCGACCGCAGCCGCTCCGCCTCGCCGGCCGCCTCCGCCACCAACTCGTCGGCCTGCGCCGCCGCCTCGGCCCGCGTCCGGTTCGCCGCCGCACGCGCCTCGTCGCCCGTCCGCTCGGCCTCCGCCCGGGCACTCTCCAGCGCCTCGGCCGCCTCGGCCCGCAGCCGCTCCGCCGCCTCGGTGGCCTCCGCCACCATCCGCTGCGCCCGCTGCTCGCCCTCGGCCCGCAGCCGCTCCGCGGCCTCCTGGCCCTCCCGGACCGCACGATCCGCATCGTCCTGCGCCGAAGACGTCAGCTCCGCCGCCTCGGTGACGATCCGTTCCGCCTCCGCACGGGCCTCGCCCAACAGCCGCTCGGACCGCTCCGCCGCCTCCGACCGCATCCGGTTCGCGTCGCCCCGCGCCTCGGCCCGCGCCCGCGCCGCGTCCTGCTCCGCCGACGCCAACGCATCCGACGCGTCCGTACGCAGCTGCTGCGCCTTCGCCGTGGCGTCCCCGACCAGCTTCTCGGCCTTCGCGGTGGCCTCCGCGACCAGCTCCTCGGCCTGTGCCGTCGCCTCCGTCACCAGACGGTCGGCCTGCTCCGCGGCCTCCGACCGCGCCGCGTTGGCGTCCCGGCGCGCCTCGTCGAGCACCCCGGCCGCCTCCGACCGCAGCCGCTCGCCCTCCTCGATGGCCTCCGAAACCGTCCGCTCGGCAAGCGACTTGGCGGCCTCCGTCGCCTCCTGCGCCTCCCGACGCACCCGCGACGCGTCCTCCGAAGCACGCTCCCGCTCCGCGTAGGCGTCCGCGCGGACCCGGTCCGCCTCCTCCTGCGCCTCGGTCCGCGTCCGCTCCGCGACATGCTCCGCAGCCGAACGCAGCCCCGCGATCTCCTCGTTGGCCTGCTCGTGCAGCCCCGCGACCGCATCCCGCACCTGCTGCGCGGTCTGCTCCGCCGCCGCCACCAGCTCCGCCGCCCGCCGGTCCGCCTCCTCGACCAGCCGCTCGGCCTCCGCCTGCGCCTCGCCCACCCGCGTACGGGCCGACGCCAGCAACTCCTCGCTCTGCTCCCGCGCCGCCGTCCGCTCCTGGTGCGCCTCCTCGCGCGCCTCCGCCAGCAGCTGCTCGGCCTCCCGACGCCGCCGCGCCGCCTCCTCCTGCGCCTCGGCCAGCGCCTCCGCCGCCTCCGCGCCCGTACGCTCCGCGGCAGCCGCCGCCTCCGCACGCACCCGGTCCGCGGTCTCCTGCGCCTCCGCCCTCAGCCGCTCGGCCTCCGCCGCGGCCTCGCTCCGCAGCCGCGTCGCCGCCGCCTCGGCCTCCGCACGCGCCGCCGACGCATCCCCGGCCGCCTCCTCGCGCAGCCGCTCGGCCTCCTCCTCGGCCTGCTGCTGCAACGACCGACGCCGCTCCGCGGCCTCCGCCTTGAGCCGGGCCGCCTCCTCCTGCGTCTCCCGCCGCAGCCGCTCCGCCTCGGAACGCGCCTCCCGCAGCGACTCCTCCGCCGCCGCCACCTTCTCCTCGGCCTCGGCCCGCAGCCGATCCAGCTCCGCCTGCGCCTCCGCCCGCCGCTCCTCGGCGGCCTCCTCGGCCTCGGCCCGCAGCTTCGCCGCGCTCTTCTCCGCCTCGCCCGTCAACTCCTCGGCGGCCTGCGTGCCCTCCAGCAGCAACTGCTCGGCCTCGTCACGAGCCCGCTCCAGCGCCTCCTCGGCCTGCCGCCGCAGCGCCGCCGCCCGCTCGATGGCCTCCGTCCGCACCCGCTCGCTCTCCGCGACCGCACCCGAACGGGTCTCCTCCGCATCCGACTTGGCCTTCGACAGCAGCTCCTCGGCGGTCCCCGCCGCCTCCTCGATCTGCGCAACGGCCTCCCGGCGCGCCTCACCACGGATCCGCTCGCCCTCGGCGACCGCATCCGCCCGCAGCTGCTCCGCCTCACCGCGCAGCCGCCGCGCCTCCTCCTGGAGCTCGGCGGTCTTGGCGCGGTACTCCTTGGTGTCGTTCTTCGCCGCGCCCTTCAACTGCTCGGCGGTGTCGTGCGCCTCCTCGCGCAGCCGGTCGGCCTCCGCCTCGGCCTCCCGCCGCAGCCGCTCCGCCTCCTCGACGGCCGCCTTCGTCGTGGCCTTGGCGTCCTCCGACGCCTTCGACACCATCTCCTCGGCCGACCGCGCGGCCTTCGCCAACTGCGCCGCGGAATCCTCCGCCGCCTTCGACCGCGCCGACTCCTGCGCCTCCGAAAGCAGCCGCTCCGACTCCGCCCGGGCATCCGCCCGCAGCTGCTCGGCCTCCGCCTTCAGCGCCTCGGCCTCCTTGGTGGCCTCGGCCACCAGCCGCGCCACCTCCGCCTTGGCGGTCCGCGCGCGCTGCTCGTTCTCCGACTCCGCCGCCGACAGCCGCTTCCCGGCCGACTGCTGAGCCTCCTCCAGCAGCTTCTCCGCCTCGGCCCGCGCCTCCCGCAGCGCGCCGTCGGCCTCCCGCACCCGCTCCTCGGCGGCCCGCGTCAACTCGGCCGCCTGCCGGCGCGCCTCCTCCGCCTCCGAACCCGCCGCCGAGCGCAACTGCTCCGCCTGGTCCGTGGCCTCCTGCGCCTGGTTCGACGCGGCGTTCAGCAGCCGCTCGGCATCCGTACGTGCCCGACGCAGGATCGACTCGGCCTCGGCACGAGCCTCCTCCGCAGCCGTCCCCAGCCGCTCCCGCGCCCGATCCGCCAGCCGCTGCGCCTCGGCACGCGCCGCCGACAGCGCCTGCTCGGCCTCCGCCCGCGACTCCTCCATCAGACGCCGCGCCTGGGACTCCGTACGGGCCCGCAACTGCTCCGCCCACGCCACGTTCTCGTTGACGTGCGACTCGACCGTCTGCCGGCGCTCGTTGAGTTCCTCGTCCAACCGCTGCCGACGGCTGACCGCCTCGGCATGCAGGTCGGCCTCCATCCGGGCCTGCCGCTCGGCGGACTCCTGCAGCAGCCGCTGCGTCTGCGCCCGCGCCTCGCGCAGCTCCCGCTCGGCGTCCGAGCGCAGCTGGTCGGCCTGGATCTGCGCATTGCGCAGCAGTTGTTCGGCCTGGTGACTGAGATTGTCGTAGGCAGGCCGAGAGGCGAGGTTGCGGCGCGCCTCGTGGAGCTTGGCGCGCAGCACCTCGACCTGGTACCCGAGGTCGTCGGCGTGCTGGACGGCCTTGTCCCGCTCGGTCTTCAGCCGCTCCATCTCGGCTTCGAACTGCGAGAGGTGGTCGGCCTCAGCCCACTGACGCTCCTGGCGCTCGTTGCCCCGCACTGCGCGGTCCCATCCGTCCCCTGGTCATGGCGGCGGCCGGCTCCGGCCCTGCGGCGCAGGTTCCGCACACACGACGGTGTACCGAACTCGCGCCCTTCGGAGCTGACCCTTCCGAAGAAATGGTGTCAGATCATCGGCAGAGTATGGACCGAGCCCCATTCCCGTACCCCGGCCGAAGCTGCACTCTACCGGCCGGGGAAGCGGAAGGTCAGTGGTCAGTCGCGTCCGGAGGCGCCGCGGTGACGAGTTCGGTCAGCACACCATGGCAGTCCTTGGGGTGCAGGAAGGTGATCCGCGACCCCATCGAACCGCGCCGCGGCTCGTCGTAGAGCACCCGGACACCCTTGCCGCGCACGGCTTCGGAGTCACCGTCCACGTCCGCCGTGCCGAACGCGATGTGGTGCACCCCCTCGCCGTTCTTGGCCAGCCACTTGCCCACCGCGGAGTCCTCCCGGGTCGGCTCCAGCAACTGGAGGTACGAGGCGCCGCCGTCCGACGTCTCGTTGATTTTGAGCATCGCCTCGCGGACTCCCTGCTCCTCGTTGACCTCGGTGTGGAACACCTCGAAGCCATACGTGGCACGGTAGAACTCGACGGTCCGGTCGAGGTCGAAACAGGCGATCCCGATGTGGTCGATTCGCGTCAGCATGGCTCCAGTGCACCGCTCGCACGGCTGGTTACGCAACGTGCGCGCGATCACACCCGCTTGCCGGTGACCCGGCGACTACCCCTCAGTACATTGACGGGAACCCTCGTTAACTTCCCTGCAAAGGAAGGCCGCATCGTATGTCTGCAACGAACGGCACCACCTCCGTGATCGTGGCCGGGGCGCGCACCCCCATGGGCCGCCTGCTCGGCTCGCTGCGCAGCTTCTCCGGGGCCGACCTCGGCGGAGTGGCCATC
Proteins encoded in this region:
- a CDS encoding ABC transporter ATP-binding protein, which codes for MIEAVGLTKRYGPKTAVHNLSFQVRPGTVTGFLGPNGSGKSTTMRMILGLDAPTSGRATIGGRPFRQTPNAPRQVGALLDAKAVHGGRSARAHLLSLAQLSGIPARRVDEVLGVVGLQDVAGRRSKGFSLGMGQRLGIAAALLGDPQVLLFDEPVNGLDPEGILWVRNLMKQLAAEGRTVFVSSHLMSEMALTAEHLIVIGRGQLLADMPVKDFISANSADFARVRTPDGAPEQREKLLAAVAEAGGRAEPEADGALRVTGLPLPRISELAHTADVRLWELSPHQASLEEAYMRMTQAAVDYRSTADQRAGFQPAPAGYPPPGAAPQGPQGYLPGQPGGPGQMPPGVSAPPQYAQPGAYGQPAGAAPVPGAPVPPQQGHPYGAPAPYGAPHPYGQQPPAQPPVPPTAPKLSTPFEQGGPSSVDQPTPHTQDVR
- a CDS encoding ABC transporter permease, which translates into the protein MAVVGQVLRSEWTKIRSVRSTVWTLGVAVAVTLVVGVLICTLARKDFDSMPDARRVAFDPTNVSFAGMGLGQLAMIVFGVLVVSNEYSTGMIRASLSAVPRRGVFLFCKLTVATALVLAVGMVTSFATFFVGQAALGEHRAYLGDPGVLRAVVGGGLYMTMMALFSMAVATMLRSPMLSLGILMPFFFLVSNILGNVSATRKVGRYLPDQAGSRIMQVVPQVGDDAPYGPWGGFAIMVGWTVAALLVGCLLLNRRDA
- a CDS encoding ABC transporter ATP-binding protein, which gives rise to MIELAGLTKHYGDTVAVDGLTFTVRPGIVTGFLGPNGAGKSTTMRMVLGLDNPTAGSVRIEGRRYRELRNPLTCVGALLDARAMHGGRSAVNHLRCLAQSNGLPPSRVAEVLHLVGLTSVARRRSKGFSLGMGQRLGIAAALLGDPRILMFDEPVNGLDPEGIQWIRNLMKTLAAQGRTVFVSSHLMSEMALTAEHLVVIGQGRLLADTSMAEFIRENSRSYVRLRCPERERLLDVLYGEGVRAVAGPEGAVEVDGVPAERLGELAAAHRLVLHELSPQQASLEEAFMQLTAGAVQYHAHRAGPGGPGGVRPGGGPARPAVPQGAFSGGPPPGGRGQGWQRRRS
- a CDS encoding cellulose-binding protein, which gives rise to MSDTSSPFGFELVRRGYDRGQVDDRITKLVADRDSALARITSLEKRIEELHLETQNAQAQVTDAEPSYAGLGARVEKILRLAEEEAKELREEARRAAEQHRELAESAAQQVRNDAEQFAVERKAKAEDEGARIVEKAKGEASTLRAEAQKDAQSKREEADALFEETRAKAAQAAADFETNLAKRREQSERDLASRQAKAEKRLAEIEHRAEQLRLEAEKLRTDAERRARQTVETAQRQAEDIVADANAKADRIRSESERELAALTNRRDSINAQLTNVREMLATLTGAAVAAAGAPGDEESVTRGVPAQQSR
- the scy gene encoding polarized growth protein Scy, whose product is MRGNERQERQWAEADHLSQFEAEMERLKTERDKAVQHADDLGYQVEVLRAKLHEARRNLASRPAYDNLSHQAEQLLRNAQIQADQLRSDAERELREARAQTQRLLQESAERQARMEADLHAEAVSRRQRLDEELNERRQTVESHVNENVAWAEQLRARTESQARRLMEESRAEAEQALSAARAEAQRLADRARERLGTAAEEARAEAESILRRARTDAERLLNAASNQAQEATDQAEQLRSAAGSEAEEARRQAAELTRAAEERVREADGALREARAEAEKLLEEAQQSAGKRLSAAESENEQRARTAKAEVARLVAEATKEAEALKAEAEQLRADARAESERLLSEAQESARSKAAEDSAAQLAKAARSAEEMVSKASEDAKATTKAAVEEAERLRREAEAEADRLREEAHDTAEQLKGAAKNDTKEYRAKTAELQEEARRLRGEAEQLRADAVAEGERIRGEARREAVAQIEEAAGTAEELLSKAKSDAEETRSGAVAESERVRTEAIERAAALRRQAEEALERARDEAEQLLLEGTQAAEELTGEAEKSAAKLRAEAEEAAEERRAEAQAELDRLRAEAEEKVAAAEESLREARSEAERLRRETQEEAARLKAEAAERRRSLQQQAEEEAERLREEAAGDASAARAEAEAAATRLRSEAAAEAERLRAEAQETADRVRAEAAAAAERTGAEAAEALAEAQEEAARRRREAEQLLAEAREEAHQERTAAREQSEELLASARTRVGEAQAEAERLVEEADRRAAELVAAAEQTAQQVRDAVAGLHEQANEEIAGLRSAAEHVAERTRTEAQEEADRVRADAYAERERASEDASRVRREAQEATEAAKSLAERTVSEAIEEGERLRSEAAGVLDEARRDANAARSEAAEQADRLVTEATAQAEELVAEATAKAEKLVGDATAKAQQLRTDASDALASAEQDAARARAEARGDANRMRSEAAERSERLLGEARAEAERIVTEAAELTSSAQDDADRAVREGQEAAERLRAEGEQRAQRMVAEATEAAERLRAEAAEALESARAEAERTGDEARAAANRTRAEAAAQADELVAEAAGEAERLRSEAAERTAEAERAADRARADAREQADRMVATATAEADRLRAEAAETVAAAQEHATRTRAESAQVRADAEEAAELARAEAQEEADRLLDEAREDAAKRRSDAAEQADQLMAKAQEEALKTATGAEEQADAMVGAARKEADRIVVEATSEGNARVEKARTDADTLLGEARRDATAIRERGEELRVRVEAEVEELHERARRESSEAMKNAGERVDKLIEQATAQQVEAEEKADKLMADANSEASKVRIAAVKKAEGLIKEAENKKAEAVRDAERMRVEAKEEAARIVAEGKRELELLARRQQDINTEISRVQDVLEALESFEVPAQGGEGKGGAVKAAAGAGTTRSSGKQSEG
- the mce gene encoding methylmalonyl-CoA epimerase, translating into MLTRIDHIGIACFDLDRTVEFYRATYGFEVFHTEVNEEQGVREAMLKINETSDGGASYLQLLEPTREDSAVGKWLAKNGEGVHHIAFGTADVDGDSEAVRGKGVRVLYDEPRRGSMGSRITFLHPKDCHGVLTELVTAAPPDATDH